The nucleotide window GTAGATCCCGACGACGTGACGCCGGAAGGCATTCGCCGCAGCGGGGCGGAAGTCGTCACCTACGGCGCTCCGGTGCTGCCGGGGGCCATGTTTATGCTGGCCTACCTGGGGGAGGTGCCGGTTATGGGCCTGCCGGGTTGCGTCATGTATTACCGGGCGACGATTTTTGATCTAGTGTTGCCGCGGGTTTTGGCGGGGGAAAGGCTTACGCGCAAAGATATAGCCGGGCTGGCGGCCGGGGGCCTCTGTCAGGGCTGCCCCCAGTGCCGCTACCCGGCCTGTGCCTTCGGTAAAGGATAACTCTCCTTAGCTTTCCCGGTAGTCGAAAACGCGCCGGGTTTTCTTTTCGCTGCGCGGCAGGCTCCCCAAAGGTACTGCTTCAACGTCGGCTAGGATGCCGATGCGGTTTTTAATCTGCCGCTGGCATTCGGCGGCAACCATCTCGCCTTCATGGCCGGGGAGATATTCGATCTTTACCAGCATTCGGTCTTTACCGTGCTCCCGGGTAAGGATAAGCTGATATTCGCTCCCGGCTCCGGGTGTGAGCTGCAAAACATGATCAATCTGTCCCGGATAAATATTAACGCCTTTAATTTTTACCATGTCGTCGGTGCGGCCCAGGACGCGCTCGATCATGGGGAAGGGGGAGCCGCATGAACAGGCTTCGACCTTCAAACACGTAAGATCATGGGTGCGGTAGCGCAGCAGGGGCATGCCTTCTTTAGTGAGGGTTGTTATCACCAGTTCCCCCATTTCACCTGGCGGCAGCTGCCGGCCTGTTGCCGGGTCAATAACCTCCAGGAGCAGATGGTCGGTAAAGATATGGATGCCTTCATGGGCGGGGCAGTCCAGGCCGATGCCGGGACCATAGATTTCCGTTAGCCCGTAAATGTCAAAGGTTTCAATGCCTAAAAGCTCCTCGATGCGGCGGCGCATTTTTTCACCCCACCGCTCCGAACCGAATAAGCCTACCCTCAGGGCCAGTCGATCACGCAGGCCGCGGCGTTCGATTTCTTCGCCCAGAAAAAGGGCGTAAGAAGCGGTCGCCGTTAAAACGGTAGCCTGAAGGTCGATGAGCATTTCCAGCTGCTTTTCCGTATTGCCGGGACCGGTGGGGATGGCCATGGCTCCCAGGCGTTCAACGCCTGCCTGAAAACCTATGCCTGCCGTCCACAGGCCGTAACCAGGTGTAATCTGTACCCGATCGCGGTTGGTCACGCCGGCCATGGCCAGACAGCGGGCCATCATTTCCGCCCAGGCGGCGACATCACCGGCGGTATAAGGGATGATTATGGGTTTACCCGTTGTACCGGATGATGAATGGATGCGAATAACCTTTTCTTCCGGAACGGCCATAAGCTCTAAGGGCCTGCCGTTACGGAGCTCCCATTTATCGGTTAAGGGAACGGCCTCCAGATCGGCCGCCGTCCGGATGTCACCGGGGCGTATACCGGCATCCGTAAGTTTTTTGCGGTAATAGGGCGAACTGTCAAAGAGGCGCTGCACCAGGGCCTGCAGGGCCGGTGCCTGCTGTCGATAAAGGCCTTCGTAATCAAACTGAGCCATGTTTTACACCTCCAGGGCGCGCCGGCCCAATGCAAAGGCCCGGCGGTTTATATCGTGAACGCGCGGTGGAAGAAGATTTAAGGCCTCATTAAGGAGCAACTCCGCCGGGAAGGGTAAACCGAGATTGGCCAGTGCGCCGAGCATAACTATGTTCAGGGCACGGGGACTGCCGGCTTTAACGGCAAGATCCAGGGCGTCAAAGGAGTAACATGCGGGCACGTTTCTCCGCAGGTAAGTCAGAATATCTTCCAGGGGATAAGGAGTGCTGCCTAAGGCGGCCAGAACCGGTATAATCGGAGACGTAGACACCAGGGCTTTGCCGCCGGGACGCAGATACTTCAAGTTACGGCAGGCCTCGGCGGGTTCCAGGGCAAGAAGAACGTCGGCGGAACCTAAGGGTATTAAGGGACCGCCTTCAGCAAGGCCCAGGCGTACATGGCTGACGACGCTGCCCTCCCGCTGGGCCATGCCGATGGTTTCGGCCGTCCGAACCGGCAGCCCGGCCTTTACGGCCGCACTCGCCAGGGCCCGGGAGGCGAGGATTATACCCTGGCCGCCGACACCGGCAATAAGGATATCCACCTTATTCCACCTCCTCAATGGCCGCTGTCGGGCAAATTTGAGCACAGAGGCCGCATCCGGTGCACGTCGCGTTGATGGTCACCCCGTGGTCAGTCGGCACCAATGCCGGACAGCCCAGCTCGTTGATACAGGTACGGCAATCAATACAGGCCTCCGGATTGACCCGGCAGCGGGTGGAGGGTTTTGCCATCTGGGGACAGGGGTGACGCAGTATTACCACCGAGGGTCCTTCGGCGGCCAGTGCCCTTCGAGCCGCTGCCATGGTGGCTTCCAGATCCATGGGATCGGCGGTTATGACCGTTTCGACGCCGCAGGCCTCGACTACCCGGCCTATATCGACGGCCACTCTGCCGCCTTCTGCGGCCAGTCCGGGGTGAGACTGATGGCCCGTCATGGCCGTTGTCTCATTATCGAGGACGACTACTGTCAGGCGAACTCTCTGGTGGACGGCGTTGACCAGAGGAGGCAGGCCGGCATGGAAAAAGGTAGAATCTCCGATAAAGGCCACAAGTCGGGTACCGGGTTGAACGCGGGCCAGACCCTGGGCCAGCCCCAGGCTTGCTCCCATACAAAGGCAGGTATCCATGGCCTTTAAAGGAGGTGCCGCACCGAGGGTATAGCAGCCAATGTCGCCGGTAAAGATGACGTCCAAGTCCCTGGCGGCCTGTTTAAAGGCATAGAATGAGCCACGATGGGGGCAGCCGGCGCAGAAGAGGGGAGGACGCGCCGGCAAGGGCGGCGGGGGAGGTAAGGCGGCTGCAGCGGCGTTTTGTTCCAGATTTAAGAAACGGGCAATGGCCGTAGCTACCTTCTCGACGTTAAATTCCCCTTCCCGGGGCAGAAGGCCGTCATGCTTACCTGATATTTCCACAGACAGATGGTGGCGCCAGGCAAGGCTGATTACCTGTTCCTCAATTACTGGTTCCTGCTCTTCGACGACGAGGATTTTTTCCATCCGGCGCAAAAAGTCCTTGACGGGTTCTTCCGGCAGTGGGTAGGGCGTCCCGATTTTCAATACCGACAGTTTTAGCCCCAGACGTCTTAAAGCTTCCAGCACGTAAAAATAGGAAGGTCCGCCCGCAATGACTCCTATAGGCCCTTCCAGGTGGGCCTTATTGAAGGAGGTGGCCGCAAATTCGGCCCTGGCCCGTTCCTGCTGTCCGTTCAACCAAACATGCTGGCGGGCGGACAGGGAGGGCATAATCACCCACCGGGGATCCTTAACAAAACCCGGCACCGGCGGCCGCGGCGGGATGTCGCCCACCTCGACTTCCTGGCAGGCGTGGCTGACCCGGGTTGTTGGACGGACGATAACGGGCAGATTTAAGGTCTCCGATAGAGTAAAGGCATATTTGGTCATTTCGTAGGCTTCCTGGGGGCAGGAAGGGTCCAGGACGGGCAATTTGGCAAAGCGGGCAAAAAGACGGGTATCCTGCTCCGTCTGGGAGCTGTGGGGACCGGGGTCGTCGGCCACTACCAGGACTAAACCGCCCTTGACGCCGATGTAGGCCAGGCTCATGACGGCGTCGACGGCGACGTTTAAACCCATTTGCTTCATGCTGGCCATGGCCCGGGCACCGGCGTAGGAAGCTCCGGCGGCAATTTCAACGGCGACCTTTTCATTGACCGACCATTCGGTGTACACCCCCGCTTCTGGACCAAAATGCATCAGGGTGGTCATGATTTCGGAAGCGGGTGTGCCGGGATATGAAGTAGCAACCCGGACGCCAGCTTCCAGGGCTCCCCGGGCGATGGCTTCATTACCCATGAGCAATACCGCCACAATTTCTCTCTCCCTTAAGATTTATGCTTTAAGGCACAAAAAACCGGGCCGCAGCCCGGTCATAGCTTTCCTGCTATCCTCGGCTCTGCTAGCACTAGGCTAACTTAACTAACTAACTAAACTCAAAGCTAAAAACCTTTTTTAAGAGTATAACATAATGTCCGGCGGGAATCTAGCGGAAAATAAAAAAGTGCCGTTCCCTTACGGAACGGCAGAGTGAGGCCGCCGGTGGGTGACCGGCGGCTTGGGAGAGGAGAAACCGGAGGAA belongs to Moorella humiferrea and includes:
- a CDS encoding phenylacetate--CoA ligase family protein, which gives rise to MAQFDYEGLYRQQAPALQALVQRLFDSSPYYRKKLTDAGIRPGDIRTAADLEAVPLTDKWELRNGRPLELMAVPEEKVIRIHSSSGTTGKPIIIPYTAGDVAAWAEMMARCLAMAGVTNRDRVQITPGYGLWTAGIGFQAGVERLGAMAIPTGPGNTEKQLEMLIDLQATVLTATASYALFLGEEIERRGLRDRLALRVGLFGSERWGEKMRRRIEELLGIETFDIYGLTEIYGPGIGLDCPAHEGIHIFTDHLLLEVIDPATGRQLPPGEMGELVITTLTKEGMPLLRYRTHDLTCLKVEACSCGSPFPMIERVLGRTDDMVKIKGVNIYPGQIDHVLQLTPGAGSEYQLILTREHGKDRMLVKIEYLPGHEGEMVAAECQRQIKNRIGILADVEAVPLGSLPRSEKKTRRVFDYRES
- a CDS encoding indolepyruvate oxidoreductase subunit beta produces the protein MDILIAGVGGQGIILASRALASAAVKAGLPVRTAETIGMAQREGSVVSHVRLGLAEGGPLIPLGSADVLLALEPAEACRNLKYLRPGGKALVSTSPIIPVLAALGSTPYPLEDILTYLRRNVPACYSFDALDLAVKAGSPRALNIVMLGALANLGLPFPAELLLNEALNLLPPRVHDINRRAFALGRRALEV
- the iorA gene encoding indolepyruvate ferredoxin oxidoreductase subunit alpha, producing the protein MAVLLMGNEAIARGALEAGVRVATSYPGTPASEIMTTLMHFGPEAGVYTEWSVNEKVAVEIAAGASYAGARAMASMKQMGLNVAVDAVMSLAYIGVKGGLVLVVADDPGPHSSQTEQDTRLFARFAKLPVLDPSCPQEAYEMTKYAFTLSETLNLPVIVRPTTRVSHACQEVEVGDIPPRPPVPGFVKDPRWVIMPSLSARQHVWLNGQQERARAEFAATSFNKAHLEGPIGVIAGGPSYFYVLEALRRLGLKLSVLKIGTPYPLPEEPVKDFLRRMEKILVVEEQEPVIEEQVISLAWRHHLSVEISGKHDGLLPREGEFNVEKVATAIARFLNLEQNAAAAALPPPPPLPARPPLFCAGCPHRGSFYAFKQAARDLDVIFTGDIGCYTLGAAPPLKAMDTCLCMGASLGLAQGLARVQPGTRLVAFIGDSTFFHAGLPPLVNAVHQRVRLTVVVLDNETTAMTGHQSHPGLAAEGGRVAVDIGRVVEACGVETVITADPMDLEATMAAARRALAAEGPSVVILRHPCPQMAKPSTRCRVNPEACIDCRTCINELGCPALVPTDHGVTINATCTGCGLCAQICPTAAIEEVE